The following are encoded together in the Mesoterricola sediminis genome:
- a CDS encoding DEAD/DEAH box helicase, producing the protein MKPTLADLLPQGTAPDSGDLLGRFLDYVEGRGLALYPAQEAAVLELFEGRNVILNTPTGSGKSLVAAALHFKALAEGRRSVYTCPIKALVNEKWMALCRDFGPENVGLSTGDATVNRDAPILCCTAEILANIALREGPEAQVDDVVMDEFHYYADRDRGVAWQVPLLTLPRTRFLLMSATLGDTGFFEEELTRLNGLPTVAVKSRERPVPLAFSYAESPLPLTLERLVEAGKAPVYLVHFTQLEAASSAQDFTSINLCAKEEKAEIARALEGFRFNSPYGPDLKRWLRHGIGLHHAGLLPKYRILVEQLAQRGLLKVICGTDTLGVGINVPIRTVLFTRLCKYDGQKTAILSARDFHQISGRAGRKGFDDVGWVVAQAPEHVIENAKLAAKAAAGGRKFVKRQPPDRNFVSWDEQTFNRLIAAQPERLVSRFQVSHGMLLNVLSRGGDGCGAMRRLIRDSHETPRAKEAHFRRGWQLFRSLLGRRIVEYAGGGLRVNVDLQDDFSMNQTLSLWLLDTLPRLDPESPEYALDLLTLVESILEDPDVILRKQLDRLKGQRVAEMKLAGIEYEERMAELEKLEYPKPLREFVYGTFNAFAALHPWVGEENIRPKSIAREMFEDYRSFSDYVREYDIQRSEGLLLRHLNSVYKVLAQTVPDGAKTEEVREMEAYLGAMLRQVDSSLLDEWEKMRGGAPAQGGSPELRPPGAEEAARDVTRDRKAFSLAVRSRIYGFLRSLSVGDWEEAAAALGGETAGPEALKALMEAYRADHDGPRLDAEGRNQRHTYILEEDGAWRIQQMLVDAEGHNDWVAECRVDLAASREAGAPVLALERLGPYR; encoded by the coding sequence CGTGGAGGGCCGCGGCCTCGCGCTCTACCCCGCCCAGGAGGCCGCGGTGCTGGAGCTCTTCGAGGGCCGGAACGTCATCCTCAACACCCCCACCGGATCGGGCAAGTCCCTGGTGGCGGCGGCCCTCCACTTCAAGGCCCTCGCCGAGGGGCGCCGCTCGGTCTACACCTGCCCCATCAAGGCCCTCGTCAACGAGAAGTGGATGGCCCTCTGCCGCGACTTCGGGCCGGAGAACGTGGGGCTCTCCACCGGCGACGCCACGGTCAACCGGGACGCGCCCATCCTCTGCTGCACGGCGGAGATCCTGGCCAACATCGCCCTCCGGGAGGGACCGGAGGCCCAGGTCGACGACGTGGTGATGGACGAGTTCCACTACTACGCCGACCGCGACCGCGGGGTGGCCTGGCAGGTGCCCCTCCTCACCCTGCCCCGGACCCGCTTCCTGCTCATGTCCGCGACGCTGGGCGACACGGGGTTCTTCGAGGAGGAGCTCACGCGGCTCAACGGCCTCCCGACCGTGGCGGTCAAGAGCCGGGAGCGGCCGGTGCCCCTGGCGTTCTCGTATGCGGAGAGCCCCCTGCCCCTCACCCTCGAGCGCCTCGTGGAGGCCGGCAAGGCCCCCGTCTACCTCGTCCATTTCACCCAGCTGGAGGCGGCCTCCAGCGCCCAGGACTTCACCAGCATCAACCTGTGCGCCAAGGAGGAGAAGGCTGAGATCGCCCGCGCCCTGGAGGGGTTCCGCTTCAACAGCCCCTATGGCCCTGACCTCAAGCGCTGGCTGCGCCACGGCATCGGGCTCCACCACGCGGGCCTGCTGCCCAAGTACCGGATCCTCGTCGAGCAGCTGGCGCAGCGGGGCCTCCTCAAGGTCATCTGCGGCACCGACACGCTCGGGGTGGGCATCAACGTCCCCATCCGGACCGTGCTCTTCACCCGGCTCTGCAAGTACGACGGCCAGAAGACGGCCATCCTCAGCGCCCGGGACTTCCACCAGATCTCGGGGCGGGCCGGCCGGAAGGGCTTCGACGACGTGGGGTGGGTGGTGGCCCAGGCGCCGGAGCACGTCATCGAGAACGCCAAGCTGGCGGCAAAGGCCGCGGCCGGCGGCCGCAAGTTCGTCAAGCGCCAGCCCCCGGACCGCAATTTCGTGAGCTGGGACGAGCAGACCTTCAACCGCCTGATCGCGGCCCAGCCCGAGCGCCTCGTGTCGCGGTTCCAGGTGAGCCACGGCATGCTGCTCAACGTCCTCTCCCGCGGGGGCGACGGGTGCGGGGCCATGCGCCGCCTGATCCGGGACAGCCACGAGACGCCCCGCGCCAAGGAGGCCCATTTCCGCAGGGGCTGGCAGCTCTTCCGGAGCCTCCTCGGACGGCGGATCGTGGAGTACGCCGGGGGCGGGCTGCGGGTGAACGTGGATCTCCAGGACGACTTCTCCATGAACCAGACCCTCTCCCTCTGGCTCCTGGACACGCTGCCCAGGCTGGATCCGGAATCCCCCGAGTACGCGCTGGACCTCCTGACGCTCGTGGAGAGCATCCTGGAGGACCCGGACGTCATCCTGCGCAAGCAGCTGGATCGGCTCAAGGGCCAGCGGGTCGCGGAGATGAAGCTGGCCGGGATCGAGTACGAGGAGCGCATGGCGGAGCTGGAGAAGCTGGAGTATCCCAAGCCCCTGCGGGAGTTCGTCTACGGGACCTTCAACGCGTTCGCCGCCCTCCATCCGTGGGTGGGCGAGGAGAACATCCGCCCCAAGTCCATCGCCCGGGAGATGTTCGAGGACTACCGGTCCTTCTCGGACTACGTGCGGGAGTACGACATCCAGCGCTCCGAGGGCCTTCTCCTCCGGCACCTCAACAGCGTCTACAAGGTCCTCGCCCAGACCGTGCCCGACGGCGCCAAGACCGAGGAAGTGCGGGAGATGGAGGCCTACCTGGGCGCCATGCTCCGCCAGGTGGACTCCAGCCTGCTGGACGAATGGGAGAAGATGCGCGGCGGGGCGCCGGCCCAGGGCGGGTCCCCCGAACTGCGGCCCCCGGGCGCCGAGGAGGCTGCCCGGGACGTGACCCGGGACCGGAAGGCCTTCTCCCTGGCCGTGCGGAGCCGGATCTACGGCTTCCTCCGCAGCCTCTCCGTGGGGGACTGGGAGGAGGCCGCGGCCGCCCTCGGCGGGGAGACCGCGGGCCCCGAGGCCCTCAAGGCCCTCATGGAGGCCTACCGGGCGGACCACGACGGGCCCCGCCTGGACGCGGAGGGGCGCAACCAGCGCCACACCTACATCCTGGAGGAGGACGGCGCCTGGCGGATCCAGCAGATGCTGGTGGACGCCGAGGGCCACAACGACTGGGTGGCCGAATGCCGGGTGGACCTGGCCGCCTCCCGGGAGGCCGGGGCCCCCGTCCTGGCCCTGGAGCGCCTCGGGCCCTACCGCTGA